AGCAGCAGGCCGCGGCGGCTGTGGTGGTCGTGCTTGTGCTTCTTCAGGTGTTCGGTGAGGTCGGAGATGCGCTTGGTCAGCAGCGCAACCTGGGCCTCCGGGGAGCCGGTGTCGTTTTCGGACAGGGCGTAGTCGGTCAGGATCGTCTTCTTTTGTGCACTGTCGAGCGGCATGACGGTGACACCAACTCCTTCACAGGATCGTTGCGCGGTGCGCCGGGGCAGGTCCACCCGGGCTCTCTGTCTCCGCGGCCGATTGCACGGCAGCGCTCAGGCTATCAGCGCGTCGGCAGCGTGCCGCCGGCGAGGCACCTTGATGGATCCGCGGTTAATGCCGGACGAAGCCCGGGCATTGCCTGGCAAATTACCCCCAAAT
This genomic stretch from Sporichthyaceae bacterium harbors:
- the rpsO gene encoding 30S ribosomal protein S15; its protein translation is MPLDSAQKKTILTDYALSENDTGSPEAQVALLTKRISDLTEHLKKHKHDHHSRRGLLLLVGRRRRLLQYLARTDIARYRSLIERLGLRR